Proteins encoded within one genomic window of Companilactobacillus sp.:
- a CDS encoding YitT family protein gives MDELDKLIERHQSLSKLSVAFLYSITVSIAVNMFWTNGGIYGSGITGAAQLISTISERWLPFHLTTALMVFVLNAPLFVLAWTKIEHKFTMFTFVAVILSSFMLHWLPPVKITADPLVCAIFGAVVNGFGTGMALRNGISTGGIDIIGIVLRKKTGKSVGTINIMFNLAIIAIAGLLFGWVHALYSAVSIFINGQVIDMIYNKDQKLQVMIVTSKPKSVITEIQNEMRRGITIVHDAEGAYKHQQKTILFTVISRAEQHELENAMFESDPHAFVSVTDTVKVLGRFYQKHIY, from the coding sequence ATGGATGAATTGGATAAGTTGATTGAAAGACATCAAAGCTTATCAAAATTATCAGTCGCGTTTTTGTACTCAATTACAGTTTCCATTGCGGTTAATATGTTTTGGACTAATGGTGGGATTTATGGTTCCGGTATCACAGGTGCTGCTCAACTTATTTCCACCATTTCTGAACGTTGGTTGCCATTTCATTTGACGACAGCCTTAATGGTTTTTGTATTGAATGCACCGTTATTTGTTCTTGCTTGGACGAAAATCGAGCATAAATTTACGATGTTCACTTTTGTCGCAGTAATTCTTTCATCATTTATGTTGCACTGGCTGCCACCGGTTAAAATAACTGCCGATCCGTTAGTCTGTGCAATTTTTGGTGCGGTCGTTAATGGTTTTGGTACCGGAATGGCCTTAAGAAACGGTATCTCAACTGGTGGTATTGATATCATTGGGATCGTTTTGAGAAAGAAAACTGGTAAGAGTGTTGGGACAATCAATATCATGTTCAACTTGGCAATTATTGCTATTGCAGGTTTGCTATTCGGTTGGGTACATGCTTTGTACTCTGCTGTAAGTATTTTTATTAACGGTCAAGTAATTGACATGATCTATAACAAGGACCAGAAGTTACAGGTAATGATCGTTACATCAAAACCTAAGAGCGTTATCACAGAAATTCAAAATGAAATGCGTCGAGGTATCACAATAGTTCATGATGCTGAAGGTGCCTATAAGCATCAACAAAAGACGATTTTATTTACCGTTATTTCACGGGCTGAACAACATGAACTAGAAAATGCAATGTTTGAATCTGATCCACATGCCTTTGTTAGTGTCACGGATACCGTGAAGGTCTTAGGTCGATTCTATCAAAAACATATTTATTAA
- a CDS encoding deoxyribonuclease IV — protein MIIGSHVAMKAPKMLVGSAEEAHSYGANTMMIFTGAPQNTRRKDVSEMRIDEGKKLLQEYGINHIIGHAPYIINLGNTVKPQNLNFGIEFMQGEMVRCDALGIEALSFHPGAHLGKGPDVALNQIGEALNEVISEDQNVSIAIETMAGKGTEVGTSFEQIAQIFDHCQKNDKLSVCMDTCHMSDAGYDVKNDFDGVLNEFDHVLGLEHLSVIHLNDSKNEQGSHKDRHEDIGFGTIGFDALNYVAHHPQLEQVPKIMETPYVKKDENDKKGVPAFKEEIDMLKAQKFDPDMKKKLLNQ, from the coding sequence ATGATTATTGGATCGCATGTTGCCATGAAAGCACCCAAGATGTTGGTTGGGTCTGCTGAAGAAGCACACAGTTATGGTGCTAACACTATGATGATTTTTACTGGTGCTCCACAGAATACACGTCGTAAAGACGTCTCAGAGATGAGAATCGACGAGGGTAAAAAGCTGCTTCAAGAATATGGAATCAATCATATTATCGGACATGCTCCATACATCATTAATCTTGGCAACACTGTTAAACCTCAAAACCTCAATTTTGGGATTGAATTCATGCAAGGCGAGATGGTTCGTTGCGATGCTCTTGGGATTGAAGCTTTAAGTTTTCATCCGGGAGCACATCTTGGCAAGGGTCCAGATGTAGCTTTGAACCAAATCGGCGAGGCTTTAAATGAAGTCATTTCTGAAGACCAAAATGTTTCGATTGCAATTGAAACTATGGCCGGCAAAGGAACAGAAGTCGGAACTAGTTTTGAACAAATTGCTCAGATTTTTGATCATTGCCAAAAAAATGACAAGTTATCCGTATGTATGGACACTTGTCATATGAGCGATGCCGGTTATGATGTCAAAAACGATTTTGATGGCGTACTAAACGAATTTGACCATGTTTTAGGTTTAGAACATCTGTCAGTAATCCATTTAAATGATTCCAAAAATGAACAGGGTTCTCATAAGGACCGTCATGAAGACATTGGCTTTGGAACAATTGGATTTGATGCTCTAAATTATGTTGCACATCATCCACAGTTGGAACAAGTTCCTAAGATAATGGAGACGCCTTACGTTAAAAAAGATGAAAACGATAAGAAAGGTGTTCCAGCTTTCAAAGAAGAAATCGATATGCTCAAGGCACAAAAGTTTGACCCTGATATGAAAAAGAAATTATTGAACCAATAA
- a CDS encoding pyruvate, water dikinase regulatory protein: MTEKQDVFVLSDAAGETAQRVARAAFTQFPMLDIVYANYPFVKNDSQLENILKLAKEKNAVIIHTLVTKETIHTVEDYCQNNNVIYYDILNPIIGTFAQVKGVEPIRKKGLTHNLDSDYFDMISAMEFTLTNDDGKNPKGFLDADLVLLGISRTSKTPLSLYLANKNIKVANLPLVPTSQIPEELWQVDPKKIVGLTNDMNVLLKIRRQRMIAYGLDPNTTYSAEDEIKKELDYSNKIYEKLGCPVINTADRSIEETAALIMEQLNFNGYQKS, from the coding sequence ATGACTGAAAAACAAGACGTCTTCGTTTTATCTGATGCTGCCGGTGAAACAGCTCAACGCGTTGCTAGAGCTGCGTTTACACAATTTCCAATGTTGGATATTGTCTACGCTAATTACCCTTTTGTCAAAAATGATTCTCAATTAGAGAACATTTTAAAGCTTGCCAAAGAAAAAAATGCTGTAATAATTCATACTTTAGTTACTAAAGAAACAATTCATACAGTTGAAGATTATTGTCAAAATAACAACGTGATTTACTATGATATTCTAAACCCGATCATCGGTACATTTGCACAAGTTAAAGGTGTTGAACCAATCAGAAAGAAAGGTTTGACTCACAACTTAGACTCAGATTACTTCGATATGATCTCAGCCATGGAATTCACGCTTACTAATGATGATGGTAAAAATCCTAAGGGATTCTTAGATGCTGATCTAGTTTTGCTAGGGATTTCTAGAACTTCTAAAACACCTTTGTCATTGTATCTTGCTAATAAAAACATCAAAGTTGCCAATTTACCACTAGTCCCAACTTCTCAAATTCCAGAAGAATTGTGGCAAGTCGATCCTAAAAAAATTGTTGGTTTGACTAATGATATGAATGTTCTTCTAAAAATTCGTCGTCAAAGAATGATTGCCTATGGTCTCGACCCAAATACAACTTACTCTGCTGAAGACGAAATTAAAAAAGAACTCGATTACTCAAATAAGATTTATGAAAAGCTAGGATGTCCAGTTATCAACACTGCTGATCGTTCAATTGAAGAAACCGCAGCATTGATAATGGAACAGCTTAATTTCAATGGATACCAAAAAAGTTAG
- the rpsU gene encoding 30S ribosomal protein S21, with protein sequence MAKTIVHENESLDDALRRFKRSVSKSGTLQEYRKREFYEKPSVKRKLKSEAARKRNKKRR encoded by the coding sequence ATGGCAAAAACTATCGTTCATGAAAATGAGTCGCTTGATGATGCTCTTCGTCGCTTTAAACGTTCTGTCTCAAAAAGTGGTACACTTCAAGAATACAGAAAACGCGAATTCTACGAAAAACCAAGTGTTAAGAGAAAGTTAAAATCAGAGGCTGCTCGTAAGCGTAATAAGAAGCGTCGTTAA
- a CDS encoding PhoH family protein: protein MAENEQQIKKSIQINNPQDAVNIFGVNDGNLHLIEEGLNVEVHAFGDRIDIEGSTDGVDKAIALINKLIKLSNGGITFGSADIVSGLKMAERGTLDYFDDLYKEELLKDYSGKPVRVRNFGQRQYVNAIRHNDITFGIGPAGTGKTYVAVVMAVAALKKGQVQRIVLTRPAVEAGESLGFLPGDLKEKVDPYLRPIYDALYAIMGADHTNRLLERGVIEVAPLAYMRGRTLDESFVILDEAQNTTREQMKMFLTRLGFDSKMIVNGDATQIDLPGHGRSGLVQAEKILQNLPHIEFVNFTSADVVRHPVVAEIIDAYDDTDDQQK, encoded by the coding sequence TTGGCTGAAAACGAGCAACAAATTAAAAAAAGTATCCAAATAAACAATCCGCAAGATGCTGTGAATATTTTTGGTGTCAATGATGGAAATTTACATTTGATCGAAGAAGGATTAAATGTCGAAGTTCATGCTTTTGGCGATCGAATCGATATTGAAGGTTCAACTGATGGTGTCGATAAAGCAATTGCCTTGATCAACAAATTGATTAAGCTTTCAAACGGTGGGATAACATTTGGATCTGCCGATATAGTTAGTGGTTTAAAGATGGCTGAACGTGGCACATTAGACTACTTTGATGATTTATATAAAGAGGAACTTTTAAAAGATTATAGTGGTAAGCCTGTCCGAGTTAGAAACTTCGGTCAAAGACAGTATGTTAATGCAATTCGTCACAATGATATTACCTTTGGTATCGGTCCTGCTGGTACGGGTAAGACTTATGTGGCCGTGGTAATGGCGGTTGCTGCTCTTAAAAAAGGCCAAGTTCAACGTATTGTGTTAACACGTCCAGCGGTTGAAGCCGGTGAGAGTCTGGGATTTTTACCAGGTGATTTAAAGGAAAAGGTCGATCCATACCTAAGACCCATTTATGATGCTCTGTACGCTATTATGGGTGCTGACCATACAAATAGGTTATTGGAACGTGGAGTAATTGAGGTCGCACCTCTGGCTTATATGAGAGGTCGTACCTTGGATGAATCATTTGTAATCTTAGATGAGGCTCAAAATACTACTCGTGAACAAATGAAGATGTTTTTGACCAGATTAGGATTTGATTCCAAGATGATCGTTAATGGTGATGCGACTCAAATCGATTTACCTGGTCATGGACGTAGTGGTTTAGTTCAAGCTGAGAAAATCTTACAGAACTTGCCACATATTGAATTCGTTAACTTTACATCGGCCGACGTCGTGCGTCATCCTGTGGTTGCTGAAATTATTGATGCCTACGATGACACTGACGATCAACAAAAATAA
- the ybeY gene encoding rRNA maturation RNase YbeY, with amino-acid sequence MDLEIFNDDNLIDDKRQEWVEDLADFAANELELDENTQLSIHFVTKDGIHEINKKYRDVDRATDVISFAINDGEDSLDYLEQQIPDLPVDLGDLFISVEIVKEHADEYEHSFDRELGYTIVHGILHLNGYDHIKPEDEKVMIGLQEKILSAYGLKK; translated from the coding sequence ATGGATTTAGAAATTTTTAATGATGATAATTTAATTGACGACAAACGTCAGGAATGGGTCGAAGACTTAGCTGACTTTGCTGCCAATGAACTTGAATTAGACGAAAATACACAGTTATCGATCCATTTCGTAACTAAAGACGGAATTCATGAGATCAATAAGAAGTATCGGGACGTTGATCGGGCAACTGATGTAATCAGTTTTGCAATCAATGACGGAGAAGACTCACTGGATTACTTGGAACAGCAAATTCCTGATTTGCCAGTTGATCTGGGCGACTTATTTATCAGTGTCGAAATAGTCAAAGAACACGCTGATGAATATGAACATTCTTTCGACCGCGAACTTGGATATACTATTGTTCATGGAATTTTGCATTTGAATGGTTATGATCATATCAAACCTGAAGATGAAAAGGTTATGATCGGTCTTCAAGAAAAGATACTAAGCGCCTACGGCTTAAAAAAATAA
- a CDS encoding cytidine deaminase codes for MTIDESTLFTKAITAMKNAYAPYSHYSVGAAIVTEDNEVYTGVNIENASYGLTNCAERTAIFKAVSEGHRKIKAIIIVNGTKELSKPCGACRQVISEFMGPEGQVFLANKDNDHQEYKFKQILPLAFSDKDMD; via the coding sequence ATGACAATCGATGAATCAACTTTATTTACAAAAGCAATCACAGCAATGAAAAATGCTTATGCACCTTATTCTCATTACTCAGTTGGAGCAGCAATCGTCACTGAGGACAATGAAGTTTATACCGGCGTCAATATTGAGAATGCATCTTATGGATTGACGAACTGTGCTGAACGTACTGCTATTTTTAAGGCAGTTTCCGAAGGCCATCGTAAGATTAAAGCAATCATCATTGTGAACGGTACTAAGGAATTGTCAAAACCCTGCGGAGCTTGTCGACAAGTCATAAGTGAATTCATGGGACCAGAGGGTCAGGTTTTTCTCGCAAATAAAGACAATGATCATCAGGAATACAAATTTAAACAAATACTACCATTAGCGTTTAGTGATAAGGACATGGATTAA
- the era gene encoding GTPase Era: MDNKFRSGFVAIVGRPNVGKSTFMNRIIKEQVAITSPKAQTTRNKIQGIYTDDERQIVFLDTPGIHKPHNDLDQYMDKAALSALKEVDAVLFMTEAGQKAGPGDKFIIDELANVKAPVFLILNKIDLINPDEMPPQIDEYKDLMDFAEVIPISATNGNNVEDLINSLTEHLPFGPKYYDEDQITDHPEYFIVGELIREKILSDTRDEIPHSVAVIVESMNQRTESGKLQVEATIYVERDSQKAIVIGKGGSMLKNIGIGSRIKIEHLLGEKINLKLWVKVKKNWRDDPLFLSKAGYSVKDLK, encoded by the coding sequence ATGGATAATAAATTTCGCTCAGGATTCGTAGCAATTGTTGGTCGACCAAATGTTGGTAAATCAACTTTTATGAATCGCATTATTAAAGAACAAGTAGCAATTACTTCTCCAAAGGCTCAAACGACCAGAAACAAGATTCAAGGAATTTATACTGACGATGAGCGTCAGATTGTTTTCTTGGATACGCCTGGTATCCATAAGCCACATAATGACTTGGACCAATACATGGATAAAGCTGCATTGTCTGCTCTTAAAGAAGTCGATGCTGTCTTATTCATGACTGAAGCCGGTCAAAAGGCTGGCCCTGGAGATAAATTTATCATTGATGAGTTGGCAAATGTCAAAGCTCCGGTATTTCTGATCTTGAATAAAATTGATTTGATCAATCCAGATGAAATGCCACCACAAATCGATGAATATAAAGATTTAATGGATTTCGCTGAAGTTATTCCCATTTCGGCAACTAACGGTAACAACGTTGAAGACTTGATCAATTCTTTGACTGAACACTTGCCATTTGGTCCAAAGTATTATGACGAGGATCAAATTACTGATCACCCTGAATACTTTATTGTTGGGGAACTCATTCGTGAAAAGATATTATCTGACACACGTGATGAAATCCCTCATTCAGTGGCTGTGATCGTCGAATCAATGAATCAAAGAACTGAAAGTGGAAAACTTCAAGTTGAAGCAACCATTTATGTTGAGCGCGATAGTCAAAAGGCCATTGTCATCGGTAAGGGTGGCAGTATGCTTAAAAACATCGGTATCGGTTCAAGAATCAAGATCGAACATTTGCTTGGTGAAAAAATCAATCTTAAGCTTTGGGTAAAAGTTAAAAAGAATTGGCGCGACGATCCACTATTCTTGTCTAAGGCTGGTTACTCCGTTAAGGATCTTAAATAA